The genomic stretch ttcaaatttattttagtttaattttttatcctgaaaaacttgagggttttttatttactGCCTTACTGCAGTATCACCAGATTGAAACTCTTCCTGTTTCAGGAAGACAAGCTGAACTTTTTAGTTTGACAAGTAAGGACTCTGGGTGGATGTACTGCAGGTTGCTGTGCAGGTCTTCCAAAGTACTTTCTGACACCTTGCGTGAAAAAGATGGGCACTGATCTTGagcaaacaactaaaaaaaaaaaaaaccctttattctTTCTCTAGCCCCCAAATGCTTAAAAGTGTGGAGGAGGGACAGTTGAGGGTACAGCACACTGAAGCTATTTCTTcagaagagtgaggaaaaaaaccccataattctTTGTGGGATGATCATTTTGCAAGTGGCAGTGATCTTTGCAGCGGTGAGAAGTTGTGCCTTTCCCAGGAGTCCCAAACAGACAGAGATCCCCTCTGGGGACCACCTATGGAATtgattcagaggaagaaaaatctttgtatGCCCACAGTTTGTAAGTGGAGGATCCAGGCCTTAGACTTGTTCTTTATCCTGCTTTCCTGATCCACCCTGTGAAAACGAACACACATAGATATATATACTGGATTTCAATAAGATGTAAAGAACCACTTGAAGGAATATTTGTTCTGGTGGTCAATCCAAAAGATCTGTTTTAGGGAGCTGACAGACTACAAGTAATCatcctttggttttgttgtagTGCTTTAGCAAGAGTTGTAAGTACAAAGAAATTGGActgagtgctttcttttttctctttttctgagcaGCTGTAATATGTGGTGCATTAACTGAAATTTAATGTTTTTCCCGTAGCTGATCGAGAATTCATAGAATCTAGGAGGAGAGCACTGAAGCGTTTTATAAACCTGGTGGCTCGACATCCCCCTTTCTCAGAAGATGTGCTCTTGAAACTCTTTCTGTCCTTCAGTGGCTCAGTGAGTATTTGTTAGCAATAGTCTTGAGTTTGCATATCTTCCTGTAACTGCTTCACTGGGCATAGAGTTCAGAATTGCTTTTGACCTACCACGCATTGGTGCTCCCTGTGATGAAGAGAATTTTCTCTCAATAGGCGTTTCTATAGCTGGAAAGTGGAAGGTAATTTCACTCAATACTGGGAGTATAGTCTTTTGAAAATGATAACTGTTCTTAGGGGAATACATATTATGCTTCTCCTTGAATTAAACCTAACCTGGATAAAGCTATGTCTGCTAAGTTGTGCCTTGCTATTGCAATATATCTGAGACCTGTGTGAACTGCTGTGCGTTACTTAGTTCTTTCATGCTCATTTGTTTCTGTATCTTCTCCAGGATGTACAGAATAAGCTAAGAGAGTTGGTCCAGGGAGCAGGAGATGAATTTATGACCTGTAGATTAGCTACCCAGGCCAAGGTATGTATATGAATTTCTTGCAATGTATTATTCTGGTTTAAATGGCTCTCCCCTCCAGGTGGATCAGTTATGGCATTTGTTGAGTGATGGAGACGTTAGGTAGGAGAGAGTTGTTTCCAAAGTTAGAAAGACTTTTAAACTTGTAATTTTATCAAAAAggtcaaatatttatttcactcaTAAGGGCCTGATATTTCTAGCTAAATGCTGGTTCATGAATATGATAAAGCTTAAACAATGAATCCTGCTCAGAACATGTTTCTCAGTAATTACTTGTACTTGCATAACAAACAAATGCACATACTGCACAATTTAAAAGCTAATATCTAGATTGATGTCTTCCCTGTGTGTTCATGCCCTCATTCTGTCTGTCATCCTCTCCCTGTGGGAGAGTAATTTGGACTGTTACAGAGAAGTTAGTTACAAGTTCTCCATATATCTGTTTATGCCAGTGATTAGTGCTATGGCAAGTTTTAAATATACATTCACTGTGTTCATTGAGCAATTTTAAAGCAAGTTATTGTTCAGGTTCCTGCAATGCTAGCAGAAGGTTTTGCAACTGGAGCTTAGTTCAGGCTTTTACCAGTGATGCACAGGTCAAAAAGAGCTGAACTTTCAGTACACGTTTGACTTCGCCAGGCTGGCGGTTACTAGTAGCTTCAGATCAGAACTTATGAGCTTGAAACCTCACAAACCCCGTTTTAGCTGCATAGCAGAGTTGCAGATTTTGCCAACTCTGTCTACACCTGGTATTTGAAcctctttctgcctttgaaaattaGGGGTATTTGTATGATATCTGACTCGGACACCTAAATTGTGAAGCTAATCTCTTCAGGATTGTTATAGCATGGTGTGAGAGAGTGAGTGCAAGAGGGAAACCTGTCTGTCTCTGCTGACTGTATGGTGTGCCCACAATTAACGTATGTGAATGTGCCTCTGATTTGTCCACTAATAATCTGTCTTGCACTTCTTCAGGACTTCCTTCCAGCTGACATACAGGCCCAGTTTGCTGCCAGCAGGGAGctcatcagaaatatttataataGCTTTTATAAGCTTCGGGACCGTGCGGAGAGGATAGCTTCTCGAGCCATTGATAATGCCTCGGATCTTCTCATATTTGGAAAGGAGCTAAGGTAAGTTAGGAGGAAGAGGATTTGCTAATATGAAGGTTTCCACTGTTGTTTCAGAACTCAAAACTGTTGTAAGGTTTACCTGCAAATGGTCTGGTAAGAATGGGTATTTCAATGCACGCTGTAGGTCGTAATAAAATTTTTCCTactataaaagaagaaaatgcatgctTTCCACTAAGGTTGCATTCCAGagtgcaagagaaaagaaaatacaaatacctTGACATTGAGGTACTGGTTTTGTGGTCTCTTCCCCCAGTATATACACAGCTCTGCATTTGTGATTGTGCAGTAGTAGCTCAGCACTGCGAGCTATTTAGACAGATTTGAAACTCTGACCTGCTCTCTGCAAATAAGTGTATCTATTTAGTGGAATTTATCTCCTAGATTTGAATAGTACTTATCTCCTCCTAGTGCTTTGGGCTCAGACACTACACCGCTTCCTTCCTGGGCTGCTTTGAATAATAGCACATGGGGGACTCTGAAACAAGCCTTGAAGGGTCTGTCTGTTGAATTTGCACTCCTGGCAGATAAGGCTGTGCAGCAGGTGagttctttacttttttctttttttttttcctttttgttaaatgAAGGAGGTGCATCGCTGCCTTGAGTTTCATCTTGAATCATGAGCTCTGTGGACATAGGCACTTAAAGAGTTAATAGGGAGATTGTAGTCCAAACTCACATCCTCAACCACCAGCCTGCTTGTTCAAGCTTGAATGAAAAACCTGGACTGtgtttaaatggggaaaaaaatataatgggcaaagaaaagggggaacaggctgctttcttttttaatttcaaatggtTATTAGACAAGTTAAGTTGTACTGAGCTGTCCAGAAGTCCTGCATTCTGTCTTATTAATCTACTACAGAGCATCCAGAAGAACTTATTTCTGAATCAAATTTTGACATTCATGTACTTAAGCATAACATGAGAGTCATTCAGACAGAAGCATCATATTCCTGTGTAAGTGTGCAGTGTGATAATGACTGTTAGAATAATGTGAGAACATGACAGTCTGGGAAGGAAAAGTAATAGTTTTGTCTTCGCTTCTCTTCATCTCATTGTGTTAAAATACTCAGCATGCTTTTATAGATCAGTCAGACCAGGTCTTTTTCTCCAGAGTTTATGTGCCAGAGAGCTCTATtgatacaggaagaaaatacagtatttagtaaaataaaaaaagaagtagtGAAATTTGGCTTGGTGTCTCATCTCTGCCTACTGGTGCATGAACTGTTATAGAGAACATGCAAGTATTTATAGCTTTAATGGATTAGTTATCTTGTTAGAAGGTAAGATGAAAGATTGGAGGAATCTGCAAGAGCAAGAAATTCCAGGCAGAGAGAGCTGAAAGGCCTGACACACAGGACTGTGAAAGTAACTCCTCTTGTTATAATGATCAGTCAATTGGAAAAGCTGTTACTGCTCCAGTCAGATCTTTTTTCTGCATACTGAAGACTAAACACTCCAGTACCATCTGAAAGATTTTTGATGCAGTTGTGTAAGTGTTGATGTGCCCTGGAGAATACGGTGGAGGGCCTGCATGGTGTAAGGATGTGAGGAACTGTGATGTTGGTTCTTGCCAGGCTTACATAAAATGtacttttccttgttttctagGGTAAACAGGAAGAGAATGATGTGGTGGAGAAGCTGAACCTTTTCCTGGATTTACTCCAGTCCTATAAAGTGAGCTCTGCTGTTCTTCTGCCAATGAGAAAGTTGTTTAGAGCAAGCTTGTGCTCCTCAGAGGGTGTAACGCCAACTGGATGGAAAACTGTCTGGAAGGCCAGTTCAGAGGCAAACTGGGCAtctggcagagggaggggagtGGCTGTTGGCCGTAGCTAGCTCTATAGCCTTACTGATCAGCTCATCTTCTGACGAGAATTTGCCAAACAGCAAACACtgcaaggaatttaaaaatatgagtGCTTGAACTATATGGAtcagctaacttttttttttccagatttggcTGCTTTTGAGTCAAAGCAGTGAATGAGATGGTTACTGATTTGTTCATGGAGGCATGAGTTCAGTTACAAATGAAAGAATTTTTGAATACTAATCTTTTGGTCaaaggcaccttttttttttttttttttttttttagaagcaccTACTGAAATTGTACATAGCAGCCTGTCCTGATGTTCCCAGGCCTGGACTGAAATAGAAGGACACTGGCAAGCTCCTACCACAGTTAATTGCCAGCACTTAATATTGAGAAGGGTGTAAAAGATAAGAGGCCTGATAAGATCCAAAATGTTGGCAGAAGTGATGCTCCAGATTGCCTCTGAAGCTCACTGGTCTGGTTCCAAGCAGTTTTGTTTCTTGAATTCTTAGCTGCCAACATTTTTTGACTctcttgaaaacaaagaaacaaaaatctgcagcATAGAAATTACTTAAAGTGTGACCATGTGTTTGTGTTCCTGATGTACTTGGCTTGCGTGCTTGCTGTCTCTTAGCTTCCAATAAGtacctgctttttccttttcccataaaGGACCTGTGTGAAAGACATGAGAAGGGGGTATTGCACAAGCACCAGCGAGCATTGCATAAGTACAGCATGATGAAGAAGCAGATGATGAGTGCCACTGTGCAGAACAAAGAACCAGAATCAGTGGAGCAATTGGAGTCTCGGATTGTGGAGGTAGGGCAGATGCCTGGGAGAGCAAAGGGTGGTACTGGACTCCTATAATAGTGCCGCTATGTAGCTCAGTCATATTTGCAGAAAGCCATTAGACCAAAGGGTAACCTGTACTTTGGGTAATTTGAGCTACCTGCTGTGCTACAAGGAAAACGTGTTTGTTTTCCTCAACACTTATTACTGGCTCTTTGGCAACATGTCATTTGCAGGAGCTGTGGAAAGCAACAGCCTGCATGATGGAAAGTGCAGTTGCTGTCATATCAAATGGGTCCAGGAACTGCCTTTTTAGGTTTTTGGTATGTGTTTGAATTGCTAGTATGGTGAGGAatgctgttttctcctgctgCAAGTGAACCTCCTTGGCACCCTCTTCCTGGCAATGTATTTTACAGAGTTGCTCTTCTTTCAGCAAGAAAATGCTATCCTAACCATGGAGCTGCGGAATTACTTCTCTCTATATTGCCTGCATCAGGAGACACAGCTCATCCACATCTATCTGCCTCTCACATCTCACATTTTGGGGGCCTTTGTCAACTCCCAGATCCAGGGTCACAAAGAGGTGAGTCCTTCTGGACTGTattctttttcccaaaatatgAATGGGAATTTGAATGTATTTGCTTTCACACATGGGTCTTCTTCCTCTAATGATCTGTCCAGCTGGGCTCTTTCATAACTTCTTAAGAAATCACCTAAGGTCTTTCTAATTTGGGGTGGGGATCAGGGCTGGCCTCTAACCCCTCTAAAA from Mycteria americana isolate JAX WOST 10 ecotype Jacksonville Zoo and Gardens chromosome 12, USCA_MyAme_1.0, whole genome shotgun sequence encodes the following:
- the SNX8 gene encoding sorting nexin-8 isoform X1, translated to MTAAAMDGEPPAGTAGAGTDLAKPPVNEPREPEQFLMQAPQGNPLLLSHTLQELLSKDSVQVELIPEKKGLFLKHVEYEVSSKRFKCSVYRRYNDFVVFHEMLLQKFPYRMVPALPPKRMLGADREFIESRRRALKRFINLVARHPPFSEDVLLKLFLSFSGSDVQNKLRELVQGAGDEFMTCRLATQAKDFLPADIQAQFAASRELIRNIYNSFYKLRDRAERIASRAIDNASDLLIFGKELSALGSDTTPLPSWAALNNSTWGTLKQALKGLSVEFALLADKAVQQGKQEENDVVEKLNLFLDLLQSYKDLCERHEKGVLHKHQRALHKYSMMKKQMMSATVQNKEPESVEQLESRIVEQENAILTMELRNYFSLYCLHQETQLIHIYLPLTSHILGAFVNSQIQGHKEMSKVWNELKPKLSCLFVGSSNMPTPPLSPPEGNFFSN
- the SNX8 gene encoding sorting nexin-8 isoform X2, whose protein sequence is MSYCTKERACSDLAKPPVNEPREPEQFLMQAPQGNPLLLSHTLQELLSKDSVQVELIPEKKGLFLKHVEYEVSSKRFKCSVYRRYNDFVVFHEMLLQKFPYRMVPALPPKRMLGADREFIESRRRALKRFINLVARHPPFSEDVLLKLFLSFSGSDVQNKLRELVQGAGDEFMTCRLATQAKDFLPADIQAQFAASRELIRNIYNSFYKLRDRAERIASRAIDNASDLLIFGKELSALGSDTTPLPSWAALNNSTWGTLKQALKGLSVEFALLADKAVQQGKQEENDVVEKLNLFLDLLQSYKDLCERHEKGVLHKHQRALHKYSMMKKQMMSATVQNKEPESVEQLESRIVEQENAILTMELRNYFSLYCLHQETQLIHIYLPLTSHILGAFVNSQIQGHKEMSKVWNELKPKLSCLFVGSSNMPTPPLSPPEGNFFSN
- the SNX8 gene encoding sorting nexin-8 isoform X3, with translation MQAPQGNPLLLSHTLQELLSKDSVQVELIPEKKGLFLKHVEYEVSSKRFKCSVYRRYNDFVVFHEMLLQKFPYRMVPALPPKRMLGADREFIESRRRALKRFINLVARHPPFSEDVLLKLFLSFSGSDVQNKLRELVQGAGDEFMTCRLATQAKDFLPADIQAQFAASRELIRNIYNSFYKLRDRAERIASRAIDNASDLLIFGKELSALGSDTTPLPSWAALNNSTWGTLKQALKGLSVEFALLADKAVQQGKQEENDVVEKLNLFLDLLQSYKDLCERHEKGVLHKHQRALHKYSMMKKQMMSATVQNKEPESVEQLESRIVEQENAILTMELRNYFSLYCLHQETQLIHIYLPLTSHILGAFVNSQIQGHKEMSKVWNELKPKLSCLFVGSSNMPTPPLSPPEGNFFSN